A region of Paractinoplanes abujensis DNA encodes the following proteins:
- a CDS encoding glycoside hydrolase family 15 protein — translation MSRRDAAGYADLRSYAAIGDLRTVALVATDGSVDWLPLPDLDAIPVFARLLDAAGGGSFLLAPADPFTTERRYLPGTAILVTTYTTERGVVEVTDSLNLGVTGRLPWSEFARVVTGVRGSVDMIWEIAPGTGLGTVSPWLQQTGSGPVLRMDAVTMAVRTQAAGDPVQHDRRIAARFTTAAGSEHLVALVAARSEPVRMADPAQILANVRHTRAAWERWSSQFTYDGPWRDEALRTMVMLKLLAHRQTGAIAAAATTSLPESATGGKNWDYRLAWLRDATYTLHCLLAYGEFEDVHASVTWLLRVARDHDGDLPVLARLDGTQPGPVIRHDVPGWRGIGPVVTGNPAAEQLQLGVYGDLFDLVRTYVHGGNVLDLDSARFLAGAADTVCDIWQRPDSGMWELPEIRHYTSSKMACWQALTYASELADNDHLPGNAQRWRDEAGRIRRWIDEHCWSPERRAYTWYAGTTELDTSVLLHARKGGFDAGERMSATVDALLAELSAGPLMYRFSGAREQEKTFTACAFWIVTSLVHLDRRAEALNRMDPLISLANDVGLWSEMIDEDDHSFWGNLPQALSHLALTTAITALS, via the coding sequence ATGTCGCGGCGTGACGCGGCGGGGTACGCGGACCTGCGCTCGTACGCGGCGATCGGTGATCTGCGCACGGTCGCTCTGGTGGCCACCGACGGCTCGGTCGACTGGCTGCCGCTGCCCGACCTGGACGCGATTCCGGTCTTTGCCCGGCTGCTCGACGCGGCCGGCGGCGGCTCGTTCCTGCTGGCGCCGGCCGATCCGTTCACGACCGAACGACGCTACCTTCCCGGAACCGCGATCCTCGTGACCACATACACGACCGAGCGCGGGGTCGTCGAGGTCACCGACTCGCTCAACCTGGGCGTGACCGGGCGACTGCCGTGGAGCGAGTTCGCCCGCGTCGTCACCGGTGTGCGCGGATCGGTCGACATGATCTGGGAGATCGCTCCGGGGACCGGGCTCGGCACGGTGTCCCCGTGGCTGCAGCAGACCGGGAGTGGTCCGGTTCTGCGCATGGATGCGGTGACCATGGCTGTGCGCACTCAGGCCGCCGGCGATCCGGTCCAGCACGACCGCCGCATCGCTGCCCGGTTCACCACCGCCGCCGGCTCCGAGCACCTGGTCGCGCTGGTGGCCGCCCGAAGCGAGCCGGTCCGGATGGCCGACCCGGCCCAGATCCTGGCCAATGTGCGGCACACCCGGGCGGCCTGGGAGCGCTGGTCGTCACAGTTCACCTACGACGGGCCGTGGCGCGACGAGGCGCTACGGACCATGGTGATGCTCAAACTGCTCGCCCACCGGCAGACCGGCGCCATCGCCGCCGCGGCCACCACATCGCTGCCGGAAAGCGCAACCGGCGGAAAGAACTGGGACTACCGGCTCGCCTGGCTGCGCGACGCCACCTACACGTTGCACTGCCTGCTCGCCTACGGCGAGTTCGAGGACGTCCACGCGAGCGTGACCTGGCTGCTGCGGGTCGCCCGGGACCACGACGGTGACCTTCCCGTGCTGGCCCGCCTCGACGGCACCCAGCCCGGCCCGGTCATCCGTCATGACGTTCCCGGATGGCGCGGCATCGGCCCCGTGGTGACCGGAAACCCGGCCGCCGAGCAGTTGCAACTGGGCGTCTACGGCGATCTGTTCGATCTCGTCCGCACTTACGTGCACGGCGGCAACGTCCTCGATCTGGACAGTGCCCGGTTCCTGGCCGGCGCGGCCGACACCGTCTGCGACATCTGGCAGCGGCCCGATTCCGGCATGTGGGAACTGCCGGAGATCCGGCACTACACGAGCTCGAAGATGGCCTGCTGGCAAGCGCTGACCTATGCGTCCGAACTGGCCGACAACGATCACCTGCCGGGGAACGCGCAGCGATGGCGCGACGAGGCCGGCCGGATCCGCCGATGGATCGACGAGCACTGCTGGTCACCGGAGCGCCGCGCCTACACGTGGTACGCGGGTACCACTGAGCTGGACACGTCCGTCCTGCTGCATGCCCGCAAGGGTGGCTTCGACGCCGGGGAACGCATGTCCGCCACCGTCGACGCGCTGCTGGCCGAACTGTCCGCCGGCCCGCTGATGTACCGCTTCAGCGGCGCCCGCGAGCAGGAGAAGACCTTCACCGCCTGCGCCTTCTGGATAGTCACCTCGCTGGTCCACCTCGACCGCCGCGCCGAGGCCCTGAATCGGATGGACCCGCTGATCTCGCTGGCCAACGACGTGGGCCTGTGGTCGGAAATGATCGACGAGGACGACCACAGCTTCTGGGGCAACCTGCCCCAGGCCCTGAGCCATCTGGCGCTCACCACGGCGATCACCGCCCTCAGCTGA
- a CDS encoding SDR family oxidoreductase, translated as MHRGGWGRVNCVSPAFVRTPMTDVMMRKRADENGTSFDEAIASFLADERPHMTLGRRGEPAEVASVIAFLCSEQASFVNGSNWRVDAGSVAHI; from the coding sequence CTGCATCGCGGCGGGTGGGGACGGGTCAACTGCGTCTCGCCGGCGTTCGTGCGCACGCCGATGACCGACGTGATGATGCGTAAGCGGGCGGACGAGAACGGTACGTCGTTCGACGAGGCGATCGCGTCCTTCCTGGCCGACGAGCGGCCGCACATGACGCTGGGCCGGCGTGGTGAGCCCGCCGAGGTCGCGTCGGTGATCGCCTTCCTCTGCTCCGAGCAGGCCAGCTTCGTCAACGGTTCCAACTGGCGGGTCGACGCGGGATCGGTGGCTCACATCTGA
- a CDS encoding SDR family NAD(P)-dependent oxidoreductase, which produces MELGLQGRAALVTGGDSGIGWETAKVLLAEGATMVLSDRDADEPEKAADLLAPVRVTRAVLPACIAAGGDGSTASRRRSCARR; this is translated from the coding sequence GTGGAACTGGGCTTGCAGGGACGAGCGGCGCTGGTCACGGGCGGCGACTCGGGAATCGGGTGGGAGACCGCAAAGGTCTTGCTGGCCGAGGGCGCAACAATGGTTTTGTCCGATCGGGATGCCGATGAACCCGAGAAGGCCGCGGACCTGCTGGCGCCGGTGCGGGTGACCCGGGCCGTGCTGCCGGCCTGCATCGCGGCGGGTGGGGACGGGTCAACTGCGTCTCGCCGGCGTTCGTGCGCACGCCGATGA
- a CDS encoding TIGR03557 family F420-dependent LLM class oxidoreductase translates to MAKFGYTLMTEQSGPKDLVRYAVQAEDLGFDFEVSSDHYSPWLTEQGHAPYAWTVLGAVAHATSRVELATYVTCPIQRYHPAVVAQKAATLQELADGRFILGLGSGENLNEHVTGEGWPPIAQRQDMLEEAVTIIRALHTGDLVTWEGNYFRVDSARIWDAPEGGVPIALAVSGDKSIERFAPLGDHLIAVEPDGDLVSGWAGAKPQGAAASRAIGQIPICWAPDKQQAIELAHEQFRWFGGGWGVNADLPTPAGFQAASQFVREEDVAGSIACGPDLDELAESVKPYLEAGFTDVALVQVGDALQQRFLDEAAGPLLERLRKLSQ, encoded by the coding sequence ATGGCCAAGTTCGGATACACCCTGATGACGGAACAGAGCGGTCCCAAGGATCTCGTGCGTTACGCGGTCCAGGCCGAAGACCTCGGCTTCGACTTCGAGGTCTCCAGCGACCATTACTCACCGTGGCTGACCGAGCAGGGTCATGCCCCGTACGCCTGGACGGTGCTCGGCGCGGTCGCCCATGCCACCTCACGAGTCGAGCTCGCCACCTACGTGACCTGTCCCATTCAGCGCTACCACCCGGCCGTGGTCGCGCAGAAAGCCGCAACCCTGCAGGAGCTGGCGGACGGCCGGTTCATCCTCGGCCTCGGTTCCGGCGAGAACCTCAACGAGCACGTCACCGGCGAGGGCTGGCCCCCGATCGCCCAGCGGCAGGACATGCTCGAAGAGGCCGTCACCATCATCCGTGCCCTGCACACCGGTGATTTGGTCACGTGGGAGGGCAACTACTTCCGGGTCGACTCGGCCCGCATCTGGGACGCGCCCGAGGGCGGTGTGCCGATCGCGCTGGCCGTCTCCGGGGACAAGTCGATCGAACGCTTCGCGCCGCTGGGCGACCACCTGATCGCCGTGGAGCCGGACGGTGACCTGGTGTCCGGCTGGGCCGGCGCGAAGCCGCAGGGCGCCGCCGCGTCGCGGGCGATCGGCCAGATCCCGATCTGCTGGGCGCCGGACAAGCAGCAGGCGATCGAACTGGCCCACGAGCAGTTCCGCTGGTTCGGCGGCGGCTGGGGGGTCAACGCCGACCTGCCCACTCCGGCCGGGTTCCAGGCCGCCAGCCAGTTCGTGCGCGAGGAAGACGTCGCCGGCTCGATCGCTTGCGGCCCGGACCTCGACGAGCTGGCCGAGAGCGTCAAGCCGTACCTGGAGGCCGGCTTCACCGACGTGGCCCTGGTCCAGGTCGGCGACGCCCTCCAGCAGCGCTTCCTCGACGAGGCAGCCGGCCCTCTGCTCGAACGGCTCCGCAAGCTCAGCCAGTAA
- a CDS encoding sensor domain-containing phosphodiesterase, whose protein sequence is MLEAPIKNAHGWHPEDPDRVEVERLLDLVRRHLGVEVAWVSTFTADQQTISAATGEIEAMNIPVGRGTDLSGSYCVRVLAGTLPPVVEDARRHLTTRDLAVTQDLRIGSYAGVPWRRPDGTVAGMLCCVSRHRDPALDTQTLKYLGLIADLIAVHLGSPLAQHHHAATSARRTVQAVLNAEAVHMVFQPVVRLHDRQTIGLEALARFEPAAFTGPDKAFAAAARSGLGVPLELLAVRQALRRLPDVPADRWLAVNLSAEALLDGQVRDTLLAHAGRHLTVEVTEHTRVADYAELLTALDPLRQAGIRLSVDDAGAGYAGLHHILRLQPDLIKLDINLVRDIDTDAAKAALARSLTDFARRTGVDLIAEGIETAAELDRLTDLGVTYGQGYHLGRPGRLA, encoded by the coding sequence ATGCTCGAAGCACCGATCAAGAACGCTCACGGGTGGCACCCGGAGGATCCGGACCGGGTCGAGGTCGAACGCCTCCTGGACCTGGTCCGGCGTCACCTCGGGGTGGAAGTGGCCTGGGTGTCGACCTTCACCGCCGACCAGCAGACGATCAGCGCGGCCACCGGCGAGATCGAGGCCATGAACATCCCGGTCGGCCGGGGCACCGACCTGAGCGGCTCCTACTGCGTTCGGGTGCTGGCGGGGACGCTGCCGCCGGTGGTCGAAGACGCCCGCCGCCACCTGACCACGCGCGATCTGGCTGTCACCCAGGATCTGCGGATCGGCTCCTACGCCGGAGTGCCCTGGCGCCGCCCGGACGGCACCGTCGCCGGCATGCTGTGCTGCGTCAGCCGCCACCGCGACCCCGCGCTCGACACCCAGACCCTCAAGTATCTCGGGCTGATCGCCGACCTCATCGCCGTGCACCTGGGCAGCCCCCTGGCCCAGCACCATCACGCAGCCACCTCCGCCCGGCGCACCGTGCAGGCCGTGCTGAACGCCGAGGCCGTGCACATGGTGTTCCAGCCCGTCGTCCGGCTGCACGATCGGCAGACCATCGGACTGGAGGCGCTGGCCCGGTTCGAGCCGGCCGCCTTCACCGGCCCCGACAAGGCGTTCGCCGCGGCCGCCCGGAGCGGTCTCGGCGTTCCTCTGGAACTGCTCGCGGTCCGGCAAGCTCTCCGCCGGTTGCCGGACGTACCGGCGGACCGCTGGCTGGCCGTGAACCTGTCAGCCGAAGCCCTGCTGGACGGGCAGGTCCGCGACACGCTGCTCGCCCACGCCGGCCGGCATCTGACCGTCGAGGTCACCGAACACACCCGGGTCGCGGACTACGCCGAGCTTCTCACGGCCCTCGATCCGCTGCGGCAAGCCGGCATCCGGCTGAGCGTCGACGACGCCGGCGCCGGCTACGCCGGGCTGCACCACATCCTGCGCCTGCAGCCCGACCTGATCAAACTGGACATCAACCTCGTCCGTGACATCGACACCGACGCGGCCAAAGCCGCCCTCGCCCGGTCGCTGACCGACTTCGCCCGCCGTACGGGCGTCGACCTCATCGCCGAAGGCATCGAGACCGCGGCTGAACTCGACCGCCTGACCGACCTCGGCGTCACCTACGGGCAGGGCTACCACCTCGGCCGCCCCGGCCGCCTGGCCTGA
- a CDS encoding ricin-type beta-trefoil lectin domain protein codes for MSEVHPPRRIRRSAVLAMGVSAVVVAGVGAVTMTNAFAATTGSLINAGSGRCLDVMDNSTADGAAVHIWDCIGTVNSQNWTIADNGQVQSQGKCLDVVANGSADGTLAHMWTCYDTVATQKWTLNASGALVNQANGKCLDVKDNGTANGSRVQIWACAGTANQQWTRSGGTTPPPTTPPSSPGSPVTNPDLGPNVSVFDPSMSAATIQNRLNQVFQQQVTNQFGPQRYALLFKPGTYTTDANVGFFTQVAGLGLTPDQTTINGRVHVEADWWPDGSQNATQNFWRSAEGLNVQPTGGLDRWSVSQAAPYRRMHVRGNLALSDGGWSSGGWISDSKIDGQIQSGTQQQWITRNSQIGSWTGSNWNQVFVGVQGAPGTSFPNPPYTNVGQAPVVREKPYLYVDAAGAYRVFVPAVRRNTSGISWASGNPAGESISLSEFFIVRPGDSAATINAALAAGKHLLVTPGTYNVNQTINVTRANTVVLGLGLATFVPQGGIVPMRVADVDGVKVAGIMFDAGTTNSPLLLEVGPTGSAADHAANPASLHDVFFRIGGSIAGKATTSLQINSDDVIGDHTWIWRADHGNGGTVGWTINTADTGLVVTGDDVTFYGLFVEHYQKYQTIWNGENGRTYFYQNEMPYDPPNQAAYMNGSTRGYAAYKVADTVNNHQAWGLGSYAFFNVNPSVVNERAFEVPAKPGIQFRNMVTVSLGGTGTINRVINNNGGTVNSGNQVTYLTTGP; via the coding sequence ATGTCGGAAGTGCATCCCCCACGCCGGATCCGGCGTTCCGCAGTGCTCGCCATGGGCGTCTCGGCCGTGGTGGTCGCCGGTGTCGGCGCGGTGACGATGACGAACGCGTTCGCCGCGACCACCGGCTCCCTGATCAACGCCGGCAGTGGCCGCTGCCTCGACGTCATGGACAATTCCACGGCGGACGGCGCGGCCGTGCACATCTGGGACTGCATCGGCACGGTGAACAGCCAGAACTGGACCATCGCCGACAACGGTCAGGTCCAGTCCCAAGGCAAGTGCCTCGACGTGGTGGCGAACGGATCGGCCGACGGCACGCTCGCGCACATGTGGACTTGTTACGACACCGTCGCCACCCAGAAGTGGACGTTGAACGCGTCGGGAGCGCTGGTGAACCAGGCCAACGGCAAATGCCTGGACGTGAAGGACAACGGCACGGCCAACGGCTCCCGGGTGCAGATCTGGGCCTGCGCCGGCACGGCCAACCAGCAGTGGACGCGGTCCGGCGGCACCACCCCGCCGCCGACCACGCCGCCGTCGTCGCCCGGCTCACCGGTGACGAACCCGGACCTCGGCCCCAACGTGTCGGTCTTCGACCCGTCGATGTCGGCCGCGACCATCCAGAACCGGCTGAACCAGGTGTTCCAGCAGCAGGTGACCAACCAGTTCGGCCCGCAGCGGTACGCCCTGCTGTTCAAGCCGGGCACCTACACCACTGACGCCAACGTCGGCTTCTTCACCCAGGTCGCCGGGCTCGGGCTCACCCCGGACCAGACGACGATCAACGGCCGGGTGCACGTCGAGGCGGACTGGTGGCCGGACGGCTCGCAGAACGCCACCCAGAACTTCTGGCGGTCGGCCGAGGGACTGAACGTCCAGCCGACCGGTGGCCTCGACCGGTGGTCGGTGTCGCAGGCGGCCCCGTACCGGCGGATGCACGTACGGGGAAACCTGGCGTTGTCCGACGGTGGCTGGTCCTCCGGCGGCTGGATCTCCGACTCGAAGATCGACGGTCAGATCCAGTCCGGCACCCAGCAGCAGTGGATCACCCGTAACTCCCAGATCGGCTCGTGGACCGGCTCCAACTGGAACCAGGTGTTCGTCGGCGTGCAGGGCGCCCCGGGCACCTCGTTCCCGAACCCGCCGTACACCAATGTGGGGCAGGCCCCGGTGGTCCGGGAGAAGCCGTACCTGTACGTCGACGCGGCGGGCGCGTACCGGGTGTTCGTCCCGGCGGTTCGCCGCAACACCAGCGGGATCAGCTGGGCGTCGGGTAACCCCGCCGGGGAGTCGATCTCGTTGAGCGAGTTCTTCATCGTGCGCCCGGGCGACAGCGCGGCCACCATCAACGCAGCCCTGGCGGCGGGAAAGCACCTACTGGTGACGCCCGGCACCTACAACGTGAACCAGACGATCAACGTCACCCGGGCCAACACCGTGGTGCTCGGCCTCGGCCTGGCCACGTTCGTGCCGCAGGGCGGCATCGTGCCGATGCGCGTGGCCGACGTCGACGGGGTCAAGGTGGCCGGAATCATGTTCGACGCCGGCACCACCAACTCGCCTTTGCTCCTGGAGGTCGGCCCGACGGGCTCCGCGGCCGACCACGCGGCCAACCCGGCCTCGCTGCACGACGTGTTCTTCCGGATCGGCGGCTCGATCGCGGGCAAGGCGACGACCAGCCTGCAGATCAACAGCGACGACGTGATCGGCGACCACACCTGGATCTGGCGTGCCGACCACGGCAACGGCGGCACGGTCGGCTGGACCATCAACACCGCCGACACCGGCCTGGTCGTGACCGGCGACGACGTGACCTTCTACGGCTTGTTCGTCGAGCACTACCAGAAATATCAGACCATTTGGAACGGCGAGAACGGCCGCACCTACTTCTACCAGAACGAGATGCCGTACGACCCGCCGAACCAGGCCGCCTACATGAACGGCTCCACCCGCGGCTACGCCGCATACAAGGTGGCCGACACGGTCAACAACCACCAGGCGTGGGGGCTCGGCTCGTATGCGTTCTTCAACGTCAACCCGTCGGTCGTCAACGAGCGCGCGTTCGAGGTCCCGGCCAAGCCCGGAATCCAGTTCCGCAACATGGTGACCGTCTCGCTCGGCGGAACAGGAACCATCAACCGCGTCATCAACAACAACGGCGGCACCGTCAACAGCGGGAACCAGGTCACCTACCTGACGACCGGACCCTGA
- a CDS encoding LacI family DNA-binding transcriptional regulator — MKHEAAARLTIRDVAARTGLSIATVSRVLNGRDNVAAATRERVLAAMGGLGDRAPRRRANSAAPRADNGVYVRCPYVLTDYLGLIVSTVIEALHARGMHAVVDAGESAWRHTDVLPTLVGWPQVRGAVLVMPAETGQELARMRDLGFPFVIVDPLTPPPGNVVAVSAANFDGARRIAAHLVELGHRRVGVLGGRPQWRVSADRLAGYTAPLMAAGVMPSGELLRSTDDPTVEEGYRLAGELLDLPQPPTALVAFNDKMAVGALRAATARGLRVPDDLSVAGFDDIELSRITQPMLTTVRQPLGEMGRMAVSLLERMLTGGEIEALHVELGTELVIRDSTGPRP, encoded by the coding sequence ATGAAACATGAGGCAGCCGCGCGGTTGACCATCCGGGACGTGGCCGCTCGCACCGGGCTGTCGATCGCGACGGTGTCGCGGGTGTTGAACGGCCGGGACAACGTGGCCGCCGCCACCCGGGAGCGCGTGCTGGCCGCCATGGGTGGACTCGGCGACCGGGCCCCCCGCAGACGAGCGAACTCCGCCGCACCGCGGGCCGACAACGGCGTGTACGTGCGCTGCCCGTACGTTCTGACCGACTACCTCGGGCTGATCGTGTCCACGGTGATCGAGGCGCTTCATGCGCGCGGGATGCATGCTGTCGTCGACGCGGGGGAGTCGGCGTGGCGGCACACCGACGTGCTGCCCACGCTGGTGGGCTGGCCGCAGGTTCGCGGAGCCGTCCTCGTCATGCCCGCGGAGACGGGGCAGGAGCTGGCCCGGATGCGTGACCTCGGCTTCCCGTTCGTGATCGTGGATCCGCTGACGCCGCCGCCCGGCAACGTCGTGGCGGTGTCGGCCGCCAACTTCGACGGGGCCCGGCGGATCGCCGCGCATCTGGTCGAGCTGGGGCACCGCCGGGTCGGCGTGCTCGGTGGCCGGCCGCAGTGGCGGGTCAGCGCGGATCGGCTGGCCGGATACACCGCGCCCCTGATGGCGGCCGGGGTGATGCCGAGCGGGGAACTGCTGCGCTCGACCGACGACCCGACCGTGGAGGAGGGTTACCGGCTCGCCGGGGAACTGCTGGACCTGCCGCAGCCGCCGACGGCGCTGGTGGCGTTCAACGACAAGATGGCGGTCGGTGCCTTGCGGGCCGCGACGGCGCGCGGGCTGCGCGTGCCGGACGACCTGTCCGTGGCCGGCTTCGACGACATCGAGCTCAGCCGGATCACGCAACCGATGCTGACCACGGTCCGCCAGCCGCTCGGGGAGATGGGCCGGATGGCCGTGAGTCTGCTCGAACGCATGCTGACCGGCGGCGAGATCGAAGCCTTGCACGTGGAGCTGGGGACCGAGCTGGTGATCCGGGATTCGACGGGTCCCCGGCCCTGA
- a CDS encoding HAD-IIIA family hydrolase, which yields MTLVPAVFFDLGGTLLALDGDEIARDERGRVTVLPGVRERLAVLAGSPVFVVTNQAGVAEGTLTERQLQADLAQLSQATGGAVTDWAACTHRRDAGCVCRKPRTGLVEGLARTHGIDLTRSTMVGDSPADQQMAVAAGMARFVWAADYFG from the coding sequence GTGACCCTCGTGCCGGCCGTCTTCTTCGACCTCGGCGGCACCTTGCTGGCCCTGGACGGCGACGAGATCGCCCGGGACGAGCGTGGCCGCGTCACCGTCCTGCCCGGCGTCCGCGAACGGCTGGCCGTGCTGGCGGGCAGTCCGGTCTTCGTCGTCACCAACCAGGCCGGCGTCGCCGAGGGCACCCTGACCGAGCGGCAGCTGCAAGCCGACCTGGCTCAGTTGTCGCAGGCGACGGGCGGCGCGGTCACCGACTGGGCGGCCTGTACGCATCGTCGGGATGCCGGGTGCGTCTGCCGCAAGCCGAGGACCGGTCTGGTCGAGGGTCTCGCGAGAACGCACGGCATCGATCTCACCCGCTCCACCATGGTCGGCGACAGCCCTGCCGACCAGCAGATGGCCGTCGCCGCCGGGATGGCCCGGTTCGTCTGGGCCGCTGACTACTTCGGCTGA
- a CDS encoding family 43 glycosylhydrolase: MRLRLTALVAVLLTGAAVLLSAPAAEAATVDTSAWYVLVNRTSGKALDVYNLSTADGARITQWARNDGNQQQWQFVDSGGGFYRLKSRHSGKVLDVAGASTANGAAVNQWTDNNATNQQFRLADSDGGYVRLIARHSSKAVEVQNAATTDGANVVQYDDWGGGNQQWQLVRVGGGTTNPPSGTFTNPVVWQDFADGDIIRVGDAYYWSASNMHYSPGAPILRSYDLVNWEYAGHSVPRLDFDSAAYDLSGSRAYVKGVFASTMQYRRSTSTYYWIGCIEYNRTYVYTASAVDGTWQKKARINNCYYDAGLLIDDNDTMYVAYGNTTINVAQLSADGTSQVRSQQVFQTPSSVGTLEGARFYKRNGYYYIWLTRPANGQYVLRSSSPFGPYEMRQVLLNLPGPISGGGVPHQGGLVQTQNGDWYYMSFVDAFPGGRVPALAPISWSSDGWPVLQTVNGAWGTTYPKPNITTARTVQSMLPNETFTGSTLGPRWEWNHNPDNSRWSLTNGLQLQTATVTNDLYNARNTLTHRVQGPASTATVELDYSTMRDGDRSGLAMLRDSSAWIGVRRDNGQTRVVMTNGLTMNSSWGTTGTGAEQAGAAVSGGRIWLRAQADVRPGSGRQATFSYSTDGTNFTRLGPGFTLNNAWQFFPGYRFAMFNYATQALGGSVTVKRFTMTAP; this comes from the coding sequence ATGCGACTTCGACTGACCGCCCTCGTCGCGGTTCTGCTCACCGGCGCCGCGGTGCTGCTGAGCGCGCCCGCCGCCGAAGCGGCGACGGTGGACACCTCGGCCTGGTACGTGCTGGTCAACCGGACGAGCGGCAAGGCCCTCGACGTCTACAACCTGTCCACTGCCGACGGCGCGCGGATCACCCAGTGGGCCCGCAACGACGGCAACCAGCAGCAGTGGCAGTTCGTCGACTCCGGTGGCGGCTTCTACCGCCTCAAGTCGCGCCACTCCGGCAAGGTGCTCGACGTGGCGGGGGCCTCCACCGCCAACGGCGCGGCCGTCAACCAGTGGACCGACAACAACGCGACCAACCAGCAGTTCCGCCTGGCCGACTCCGACGGCGGCTACGTCCGCCTGATCGCCCGGCACAGCAGCAAGGCGGTCGAGGTGCAGAACGCCGCCACCACCGACGGCGCGAACGTCGTGCAGTACGACGACTGGGGCGGCGGCAACCAGCAGTGGCAGCTCGTGCGGGTCGGCGGCGGCACGACCAACCCGCCGTCCGGCACCTTCACCAACCCCGTGGTCTGGCAGGACTTCGCCGACGGCGACATCATCCGGGTCGGGGACGCCTACTACTGGTCGGCCTCGAACATGCACTACTCGCCCGGTGCGCCCATCCTGCGCTCGTACGACCTGGTCAACTGGGAGTACGCGGGTCACTCGGTGCCCCGGCTCGACTTCGACTCCGCGGCCTACGACCTGAGCGGCTCCCGGGCGTACGTCAAGGGGGTCTTCGCCTCGACCATGCAGTACCGGCGCAGCACCAGCACGTACTACTGGATCGGCTGCATCGAGTACAACCGCACCTACGTCTACACCGCCTCCGCGGTCGACGGCACCTGGCAGAAGAAAGCTCGGATCAACAACTGCTACTACGACGCCGGGCTGCTGATCGACGACAACGACACCATGTACGTCGCGTACGGCAACACGACCATCAACGTGGCCCAGCTGTCGGCCGACGGGACCAGTCAGGTGCGTTCCCAGCAGGTGTTCCAAACCCCGTCCAGCGTCGGCACGCTCGAAGGCGCCCGGTTCTACAAGCGCAACGGCTACTACTACATCTGGCTCACCCGCCCGGCCAACGGTCAGTACGTGCTGCGGTCGAGCAGTCCCTTCGGCCCGTACGAGATGAGGCAGGTGCTGCTGAACCTGCCGGGCCCGATCTCCGGCGGTGGCGTGCCGCACCAGGGCGGACTCGTGCAGACGCAGAACGGCGACTGGTACTACATGTCCTTCGTCGACGCGTTCCCCGGCGGACGGGTGCCGGCCCTGGCCCCGATCAGCTGGAGCTCGGACGGCTGGCCCGTCCTGCAAACCGTCAACGGCGCCTGGGGCACGACCTACCCCAAGCCGAACATCACCACCGCGCGGACCGTGCAGTCGATGCTGCCGAACGAGACCTTCACCGGCTCCACCCTCGGGCCGCGGTGGGAGTGGAACCACAACCCGGACAACTCCAGGTGGTCGCTGACCAACGGGTTGCAGCTGCAGACGGCGACCGTCACCAACGACCTCTACAACGCCCGCAACACGCTGACCCACCGCGTGCAGGGTCCGGCCTCGACGGCCACTGTCGAGCTCGACTACAGCACGATGCGCGACGGCGACCGTTCCGGTCTGGCCATGCTGCGCGACTCGTCGGCCTGGATCGGTGTACGGCGGGACAACGGCCAGACCCGGGTCGTGATGACCAACGGGCTCACCATGAACAGCAGCTGGGGCACCACCGGCACCGGCGCCGAACAGGCCGGGGCGGCGGTCTCGGGCGGACGGATCTGGCTGCGGGCCCAGGCCGACGTCCGGCCCGGCTCAGGGCGGCAGGCCACCTTCTCCTACAGCACGGACGGGACGAACTTCACCCGGCTCGGCCCCGGATTCACGCTCAACAACGCCTGGCAGTTCTTTCCCGGCTACCGGTTCGCGATGTTCAACTACGCCACCCAGGCGCTGGGCGGATCCGTGACCGTCAAACGCTTCACGATGACCGCTCCGTGA